In Leishmania donovani BPK282A1 complete genome, chromosome 28, one DNA window encodes the following:
- a CDS encoding histone H2B variant, with translation MPPTKGGKRPIPLGGKGKGKRSAGKAPKSGDDQKRRHNHKRSQHWDLYIHRALRRFFKRGTLSKAAVRVLSSFIEDMFNRIQTEAVFVAKINKVKTLTAREIQTSARLLLPPELAKHAMSEGTKAVAKYNASRGEAYAQGGI, from the coding sequence ATGCCTCCGACCAAGGGTGGAAAGCGTCCGATCCCGCTGGGGGGTAAGGGCAAGGGCAAGCGCTCGGCGGGTAAGGCACCCAAGTCAGGCGATGATCAAAAGCGCCGCCACAACCACAAACGCAGCCAGCACTGGGATCTGTACATCCACCGcgctctgcgccgcttcttTAAGCGCGGCACGCTGAGCAAGGCagccgtgcgcgtgctttcTTCCTTTATTGAGGACATGTTCAACCGCATCCAGACCGAGGCCGTCTTTGTCGCCAAGATCAACAAGGTGAAGACTCTGACAGCTCGCGAAATCCAGACGTCGgcccgtctgctgctgccgccggagcTGGCGAAGCACGCCATGAGCGAGGGCACCAAGGCTGTCGCCAAGTACAACGCTTCCCGCGGGGAGGCGTATGCTCAGGGTGGCATTTAG